From the Euphorbia lathyris chromosome 6, ddEupLath1.1, whole genome shotgun sequence genome, one window contains:
- the LOC136233016 gene encoding phosphoinositide phospholipase C 2-like isoform X1: protein MSKQTFKVCFCFRRIFKLRALEPPAIVKQLFNEYSQNGTMNQDDLRRFLIDIQGEDEATLEDAQNIFHNLKHLNVFQRKGFHLEAFFRHLMSDFNAAISPSLGVHQDMNAPLAHYFMFTSHNTYLTGNQLSSDSSAEPIKDALRRGVRVIELDLWPNSTKDDVEVRHGGTLTAPVDLIKCLRIIKENAFSASEYPVVITFEDHLTQDLQAKVARMVTRTFGDMLFRPESDQMQEFPSPEALKKRVMISTKPPKEYLETQSGKHKESQKKQRKSSNKGNKEDESTGSRSELEIETVDDEHFPDEDEEKTVSEYRNIIAIHAGKLKGGLENWLSIDPSKVRRLSLSEQELENASKTHADKIIKFTERNLLRVYPKGLRLDSSNYNPFVAWALGAQMVAFNMQGYGKHLWVMQGLFKANGGCGYVKKPNFLLKPDQNIDALNHTHVKKILKQVKVYIGEGWDLDFRRTHFDLYSPPDFFVKVAVCGVAADKAKRKTKVIEDDWLPEWNQEFEFPLTVPELAVLRIEVVEYDNSGKNDFGGQTCLPISQIRTGIRSVPLHNPKGEKYKSVRLLMQFELS, encoded by the exons ATGTCGAAGCAAACATTTAAAGTGTGTTTTTGTTTCAGAAGAATATTCAAGCTGAGAGCACTTGAGCCTCCTGCAATTGTTAAGCAACTGTTCAATGAATACTCACAAAACGGGACGATGAATCAAGATGATCTGAGAAGATTTCTGATTGATATTCAAGGAGAAGATGAAGCCACTTTGGAAGATGCTCAAAACATATTCCATAATCTCAAGCATCTCAATGTTTTCCAAAGAAAGGGGTTTCATCTCGAAGCCTTCTTTAGGCATCTTATGAGCGACTTCAATGCAGCTATTTCTCCGTCTCTTGGG GTGCACCAAGATATGAATGCCCCATTAGCTCATTATTTCATGTTCACAAGCCATAACACCTACTTAACTGGAAATCAACTTAGCAGTGATAGCAGTGCTGAACCTATCAAAGATGCTTTAAGAAGAGGTGTTAGAGTTATTGAATTAGATTTGTGGCCTAATTCCACAAAAGACGATGTCGAGGTTCGCCATGGAGG CACGCTTACTGCACCTGTGGATCTCATCAAATGTTTACGAATTATCAAAGAAAATGCGTTTTCTGCTTCTGAATATCCTGTTGTAATAACTTTTGAAGACCATTTAACTCAGGATCTCCAAGCCAAGGTTGCCAGG ATGGTGACAAGAACATTTGGGGATATGTTGTTCCGTCCGGAATCAGATCAAATGCAGGAATTCCCATCACCTGAAGCATTGAAGAAAAGGGTTATGATTTCAACTAAACCGCCGAAAGAATATCTTGAAACCCAAAGCGGAAAGCACAAAGAGTCTCAAAAGAAGCAAAGGAAATCATCAAATAAAGGAAACAAGGAAGATGAGAGCACAGGTTCAAGAAGCGAATTGGAAATTGAAACTGTTGATGATGAACACTTTCcagatgaagatgaggagaaGACAGTTTCAGAATACCGGAATATAATTGCCATTCATGCAGGAAAGCTTAAAGGTGGATTAGAAAACTGGTTAAGCATTGATCCTAGTAAAGTTAGACGTCTGAGCTTAAGCGAGCAAGAGCTTGAAAATGCTTCAAAAACACATGCTGATAAGATTATCAA ATTCACAGAGAGGAATTTGTTGAGGGTATACCCCAAGGGTCTTCGTCTTGATTCATCTAATTACAATCCCTTTGTTGCTTGGGCTCTTGGAGCTCAAATGGTCGCATTCAATATGCAG GGCTATGGCAAGCACCTGTGGGTCATGCAGGGACTATTTAAAGCCAATGGCGGATGCGGCTATGTTAAAAAACCAAATTTCTTGCTGAAACCTGATCAAAATATTGATGCTCTTAATCATACTCACGTGAAGAAAATTttaaag CAGGTGAAAGTATACATAGGGGAAGGGTGGGATTTGGACTTTCGGCGCACACATTTTGATCTATATTCCCCACCTGACTTCTTTGTGAAA GTTGCAGTTTGTGGAGTAGCAGCTGATAAAGCTAAGAGGAAAACCAAAGTAATCGAAGACGATTGGCTACCCGAATGGAATCAGGAATTTGAGTTCCCTCTAACTGTTCCTGAATTAGCTGTGCTTAGGATTGAAGTGGTTGAATATGATAATTCAGGAAAAAATGATTTTGGAGGACAAACTTGTTTACCTATCTCCCAAATTAGAACTGGGATTCGATCTGTTCCGTTGCACAATCCCAAAGGCGAAAAGTACAAGTCTGTCAGACTTCTAATGCAATTTGAATTATCTTGA
- the LOC136233016 gene encoding phosphoinositide phospholipase C 2-like isoform X2 — MSKQTFKVCFCFRRIFKLRALEPPAIVKQLFNEYSQNGTMNQDDLRRFLIDIQGEDEATLEDAQNIFHNLKHLNVFQRKGFHLEAFFRHLMSDFNAAISPSLGVHQDMNAPLAHYFMFTSHNTYLTGNQLSSDSSAEPIKDALRRGVRVIELDLWPNSTKDDVEVRHGGTLTAPVDLIKCLRIIKENAFSASEYPVVITFEDHLTQDLQAKVARMVTRTFGDMLFRPESDQMQEFPSPEALKKRVMISTKPPKEYLETQSGKHKESQKKQRKSSNKGNKEDESTGSRSELEIETVDDEHFPDEDEEKTVSEYRNIIAIHAGKLKGGLENWLSIDPSKVRRLSLSEQELENASKTHADKIIKFTERNLLRVYPKGLRLDSSNYNPFVAWALGAQMVAFNMQGYGKHLWVMQGLFKANGGCGYVKKPNFLLKPDQNIDALNHTHVKKILKVKVYIGEGWDLDFRRTHFDLYSPPDFFVKVAVCGVAADKAKRKTKVIEDDWLPEWNQEFEFPLTVPELAVLRIEVVEYDNSGKNDFGGQTCLPISQIRTGIRSVPLHNPKGEKYKSVRLLMQFELS; from the exons ATGTCGAAGCAAACATTTAAAGTGTGTTTTTGTTTCAGAAGAATATTCAAGCTGAGAGCACTTGAGCCTCCTGCAATTGTTAAGCAACTGTTCAATGAATACTCACAAAACGGGACGATGAATCAAGATGATCTGAGAAGATTTCTGATTGATATTCAAGGAGAAGATGAAGCCACTTTGGAAGATGCTCAAAACATATTCCATAATCTCAAGCATCTCAATGTTTTCCAAAGAAAGGGGTTTCATCTCGAAGCCTTCTTTAGGCATCTTATGAGCGACTTCAATGCAGCTATTTCTCCGTCTCTTGGG GTGCACCAAGATATGAATGCCCCATTAGCTCATTATTTCATGTTCACAAGCCATAACACCTACTTAACTGGAAATCAACTTAGCAGTGATAGCAGTGCTGAACCTATCAAAGATGCTTTAAGAAGAGGTGTTAGAGTTATTGAATTAGATTTGTGGCCTAATTCCACAAAAGACGATGTCGAGGTTCGCCATGGAGG CACGCTTACTGCACCTGTGGATCTCATCAAATGTTTACGAATTATCAAAGAAAATGCGTTTTCTGCTTCTGAATATCCTGTTGTAATAACTTTTGAAGACCATTTAACTCAGGATCTCCAAGCCAAGGTTGCCAGG ATGGTGACAAGAACATTTGGGGATATGTTGTTCCGTCCGGAATCAGATCAAATGCAGGAATTCCCATCACCTGAAGCATTGAAGAAAAGGGTTATGATTTCAACTAAACCGCCGAAAGAATATCTTGAAACCCAAAGCGGAAAGCACAAAGAGTCTCAAAAGAAGCAAAGGAAATCATCAAATAAAGGAAACAAGGAAGATGAGAGCACAGGTTCAAGAAGCGAATTGGAAATTGAAACTGTTGATGATGAACACTTTCcagatgaagatgaggagaaGACAGTTTCAGAATACCGGAATATAATTGCCATTCATGCAGGAAAGCTTAAAGGTGGATTAGAAAACTGGTTAAGCATTGATCCTAGTAAAGTTAGACGTCTGAGCTTAAGCGAGCAAGAGCTTGAAAATGCTTCAAAAACACATGCTGATAAGATTATCAA ATTCACAGAGAGGAATTTGTTGAGGGTATACCCCAAGGGTCTTCGTCTTGATTCATCTAATTACAATCCCTTTGTTGCTTGGGCTCTTGGAGCTCAAATGGTCGCATTCAATATGCAG GGCTATGGCAAGCACCTGTGGGTCATGCAGGGACTATTTAAAGCCAATGGCGGATGCGGCTATGTTAAAAAACCAAATTTCTTGCTGAAACCTGATCAAAATATTGATGCTCTTAATCATACTCACGTGAAGAAAATTttaaag GTGAAAGTATACATAGGGGAAGGGTGGGATTTGGACTTTCGGCGCACACATTTTGATCTATATTCCCCACCTGACTTCTTTGTGAAA GTTGCAGTTTGTGGAGTAGCAGCTGATAAAGCTAAGAGGAAAACCAAAGTAATCGAAGACGATTGGCTACCCGAATGGAATCAGGAATTTGAGTTCCCTCTAACTGTTCCTGAATTAGCTGTGCTTAGGATTGAAGTGGTTGAATATGATAATTCAGGAAAAAATGATTTTGGAGGACAAACTTGTTTACCTATCTCCCAAATTAGAACTGGGATTCGATCTGTTCCGTTGCACAATCCCAAAGGCGAAAAGTACAAGTCTGTCAGACTTCTAATGCAATTTGAATTATCTTGA